One genomic segment of Ipomoea triloba cultivar NCNSP0323 chromosome 9, ASM357664v1 includes these proteins:
- the LOC116028873 gene encoding uncharacterized protein LOC116028873, whose product RGIWGLSIYLLPWRVFIFSKPIPTKLHVLKSSFPPTLSLPHLNFAAARGRSGSCLRSSSASQTTTWKFVDHHSSQPADGWVSKPHPHFFTQLIQIISNRPKVITVTPSAIVLLSAFCLFFIHPLSAFASSFQTAAKSGGGGLLVHAEILNSAWTGFLAGCLHTLSGPDHLAALAPLSIGRTRMESAAVGALWGCGHDAGQLLFGLLFLLLKDRLSLHIGLLETWGTRVVGFTLLVIGAMGIREAYENENGEFDVSLQGGFETAAAAIGKKNKVGFATFATGIVHGLQPDALMMVVPALALPSRFAGAAFLFMFLAGTVIAMGSYTAFLASCSQALKDRVPRITEKLTWASSLVAIALGFAILAGPYFGFSLY is encoded by the exons AGAGGAATCTGGGGCCTATCTATCTATCTGTTACCATGGAGAGTCTTTATCTTTTCCAAACCAATCCCAACTAAACTCCACGTCCTAAAGTCTTCTTTCCCTCCGACGCTATCGCTCCCTCACCTCAACTTCGCCGCCGCTCGTGGCCGCTCCGGTAGCTGCCTACGCTCCTCTTCTGCTTCACAGACGACAACTTGGAAATTTGTTGATCATCATTCTTCTCAACCCGCAGATGGGTGGGTGTCCAAGCCCCATCCCCATTTTTTCACACAGCTTATCCAAATTATATCCAACCGACCAAAG GTGATAACAGTAACCCCAAGTGCAATAGTGCTTCTTTCGGCCTTTTGCTTGTTTTTCATCCATCCACTAAGTGCTTTTGCTAGCAGCTTTCAAACTGCAGCCAAGTCTGGAGGAGGGGGTCTTCTTGTTCATGCTGAAATACTAAACAGTGCATGGACCGGCTTCTTAGCTGGCTGCCTACACACATTGTCAGGTCCTGATCACCTTGCAGCTCTGGCTCCGCTATCCATAGGACGAACACGGATGGAAAGTGCAGCCGTAGGAGCTCTCTGGGGTTGTGGCCACGATGCAGGGCAGTTACTCTTTGGCCTCTTGTTTCTACTCTTAAAAGACAGGCTCAGCCTCCACATTGGACTTCTCGAAACCTGGGGTACAAGAGTTGTCGGTTTTACTCTTCTTGTGATTGGAGCAATGGGGATAAGGGAAGcatatgaaaatgaaaatggggAGTTTGATGTTAGCTTACAAGGAGGCTTTGAGACTGCAGCGGCGGCCATTGGGAAGAAGAACAAGGTTGGGTTCGCAACGTTTGCCACTGGGATCGTTCACGGTCTGCAACCCGATGCACTGATGATGGTGGTGCCGGCTCTTGCCTTGCCTTCACGCTTCGCCGGCGCCGCATTCTTGTTTATGTTCTTGGCCGGAACTGTTATAGCAATGGGAAGCTATACTGCGTTCTTAGCTTCATGTAGTCAGGCCCTCAAGGATAGAGTCCCTCGAATAACCGAGAAGCTTACTTGGGCGTCCTCGCTAGTAGCAATTGCTCTGGGGTTTGCTATTCTAGCCGGTCCATATTTTGGTTTCagtttgtattaa
- the LOC116028923 gene encoding probable BOI-related E3 ubiquitin-protein ligase 3, whose translation MAIQSEWWCSENPVFLSSDNAAAFAAGLDAFSPPPPPQQQVHFVNQNFGNVMMAPMHPQQVMPDFPLNLAAQFEKQKLDLDRFICLQNERLRFGVQEQRMEQLGLILRSYEAKTQFLLKYKEGEMRVAMNKRAELESLVKRLESEKQSWEQVVKEKEAMVASLSKTLEGVRESTWAEDAESCNDEDDQVLFFLDQGNHEGEQGLRKMVCKSCNVRCSSVVFLPCKHLSSCKSCEAFLHSCPICRLPKTSFIPALLS comes from the exons ATGGCTATTCAGTCTGAGTGGTGGTGTTCGGAGAATCCGGTGTTTCTGTCGTCTGACAATGCTGCTGCATTTGCTGCCGGACTTGATGCTTTCAgtcctcctcctccgccgcaACAACAGGTTCATTTTGTCAATCAGAATTTTGGGAATGTTATGATGGCTCCAATGCATCCCCAACAAGTCATGCCGGATTTTCCCCTCAATCTTGCTGCCCAGTTTGAGAAACAGAAACTGGATTTGGATCGCTTTATCTGTCtccag AACGAAAGGTTGAGATTTGGTGTTCAAGAACAGAGGATGGAACAACTGGGTTTGATCCTGAGGAGCTACGAAGCAAAAACCCAATTTTTACTGAAATACAAGGAGGGAGAGATGAGGGTGGCGATGAACAAGAGGGCTGAGCTTGAAAGCTTGGTGAAGAGGCTGGAGAGTGAGAAGCAGTCGTGGGAGCAGGTGGTGAAGGAGAAGGAAGCAATGGTGGCGTCTCTGAGCAAGACGTTGGAAGGGGTGAGAGAGAGCACGTGGGCGGAGGACGCAGAGTCGTGCAACGATGAAGATGATCAAGTACTGTTCTTCCTTGATCAAGGAAACCACGAGGGGGAGCAAGGTCTGAGAAAGATGGTGTGCAAAAGCTGTAATGTTCGGTGTTCCAGCGTCGTGTTTCTGCCTTGCAAACACCTCTCTTCATGCAAATCTTGTGAGGCCTTCCTTCATTCATGCCCCATCTGTCGATTGCCCAAGACATCCTTTATCCCAGCCTTACTATCATGA